In the genome of Sphingomonas alpina, the window GATGCGCTGGGCATCGAGCGCGCGCATATCCTTGGCGGGTCGATGGGTGGGATGATCGCGCAGATCTTCGCCGCCACCTATCCGGAGCGCACCTTGTCGCTGACCTCGATCATGTCGACCACCGGTAACCCCGCCGTGCCGCAAGCCAGCGCCGCGGCCATGGCGGCACTGACCACGCGGCCGACCAGCACTGACCTCGACGCGATCCTCGCCCATGGCATCAACGTCGCGCGGGTGATCGGCAGCCCGGCCTATCCCGCCGATGCCGAGCTGCTGCGCCAACGTATCCAGCGCGATTTCGAGCGCAGTTTCCATCCCGCCGGCTTCACCCGGCAAATGGCGGCGATCTATGCCGGCGGCGACCGGCGCAAGCTGATCGCGACGATCGCCGCGCCGACCATGGTGATCCACGGCGTCGACGATCCCCTGGTCCCGGTCGAGGGCGGCCGCGATACCGCGGCGGCGATCCCGGGCGCGAAGCTGCGCGAGATCCCCGGCATGGGCCATGACATACCGGTCGCGCTGATCCCGACGATCCTCGACGCGTTCGAGGAAGTCGCACGAGAACCGGCCGCCGCTTAAGCCTCGGGCGCATCGTTCGGCGGCCTCATCCGCGCATCGCTTCCGGAATCGATCTCGACTTTCATTATGCATGTGCATAATGTGTAGGCGAGCGAGGGAGAGGCGGATGCAGGGCACTGGGCTTTTGGTGGGACTGATCGCGCTGGCTGCAGCACATGCCACAGCCACGCCGGCCCTGGCGCAAGCAAAAGCCGACGCCCCGGAGGTCCGTATCGACAGCGGTATGCTGCGCGGCGAGCGCAGCGGCGATCTGACCGTCTTCAAGGGCATTCCTTACGCCGCCCCGCCAGTTGGCGACCGCCGCTGGCGCACACC includes:
- a CDS encoding alpha/beta fold hydrolase, with the protein product MKIQANGIELEYESHGPDGAPVVLLIMGLGAQLTLWPIQFVEDLVARGYRAIRFDNRDVGLSAKFDAAGIPNLMQIAATLFAGLKPSVPYTLDDMAADAKGLLDALGIERAHILGGSMGGMIAQIFAATYPERTLSLTSIMSTTGNPAVPQASAAAMAALTTRPTSTDLDAILAHGINVARVIGSPAYPADAELLRQRIQRDFERSFHPAGFTRQMAAIYAGGDRRKLIATIAAPTMVIHGVDDPLVPVEGGRDTAAAIPGAKLREIPGMGHDIPVALIPTILDAFEEVAREPAAA